The following proteins are encoded in a genomic region of Toxotes jaculatrix isolate fToxJac2 chromosome 3, fToxJac2.pri, whole genome shotgun sequence:
- the itih3b.2 gene encoding inter-alpha-trypsin inhibitor heavy chain H3 isoform X1, giving the protein MVRAVVQITLFGLLLTLVTTQPNKDDWDIYSFHINSTVTSRYATTVITSRVANRMEESKEIEFHVRIPKNAFISKFRMFMDGQVYDGVVKAKEQAQQQYTQAVSRGQSAGLVSSVGRTLEEFKTSVTVAAHKKVTFELTYEELLKRKLGKYELQIHARPMQPVKDFKVDVYIHDTASISYIEVKGDLSTEALANAITKTHTDKQAWVYFYPTEEQQKTCGSCGNEGMNGDLVIVYDVNRDTSLGHITSSSGYFVHHFAPSSLPRIPKNVVFVIDQSGSMHGRKIEQTRIALIHILNDLKEDDYFGLITFDSSIFHWKRKLVQATKRNLESAKNFAQNIKDRGATDINSAVLEGARMLNANPRETSASILILLTDGDPTTGVTALKTIQSNAREAIGGKFPLYCLGFGFDVNFDFLKTMSLQNNGVARRIYEDSDADLQLKGFYEEVATPLLTDVTMIYLGGTNLTQTNFSQYYNGSEIVVAGQITDNSLDTFIPQVVAISGNRKMIFSDSNATVESTGAMSEDRIQRVWAYLTVQQLLEKELQSSETEKEKVKKEALELSLKYSFVTPLTSMVVTKPPGENTDVLHKPKEGETPELELGLVQAYQKASSPRLIGGTSVISRVHSHGYSHSPKAPRNRVMMHRKPPLIGGSRDFQLPHISGLLLQGGFDAQISRFDNLPAPTVIGKVSHRSSSPILANDYDDDVQNAVAVTTSSLIDEDESLPATATSVPLVHRFLLKTENQSLPLCFDVTGNMGLKLLHQPSRELSINGELDSEEKGGFSRIVIHFRTDQYVEIDTREIIVHDGQRAIHHTGEDLITAGSVTVIKRQNEVDVAAGDIRIVILLQEKSGIEFLWPVLRQKSSDNSTEGILVLKPAVYQEVQQTPLTKLIINDQEIDVTRSRAVDYSIIFPPTLDCWLMSAESALQRPLDDFIVSQI; this is encoded by the exons ATGGTGAGAGCTGTGGTGCAAATCACCCTCTTTGGGTTGCTGCTGACTTTGGTTACCACACAGCCAAACAAG GATGACTGGGACATCTACAGCTTTCACATCAACTCTACCGTGACCAGTCGTTATGCCACCACTGTCATCACAAGCCGCGTGGCAAATCGTATGGAAGAGTCAAAGGAAATAGAATTCCATGTCCGGATTCCCAAGAATGCCTTCATCAGTAAATTCAGAAT GTTTATGGATGGGCAGGTGTACGATGGTGTCGTGAAAGCTAAGGAGCAAGCTCAGCAGCAGTATACTCAGGCTGTGTCCCGTGGCCAAAGTGCTGGGCTTGTCAG CTCTGTTGGACGGACTCTGGAGGAATTTAAGAcctcagtgactgtggctgCTCACAAAAAGGTGACTTTTGAACTCACATATGAGGAACTGCTGAAACGTAAGCTTGGCAAGTACGAGTTGCAAATCCACGCTCGCCCCATGCAGCCGGTCAAAGACTTCAAG GTTGATGTGTACATTCATGACACAGCCAGCATCAGTTATATTGAGGTTAAAGGAGATCTAAGCACCGAAGCCCTGGCTAATGCTatcaccaaaacacacacagacaaacag GCGTGGGTGTATTTTTACCCCACAGAGgaacaacagaaaacatgtgGCAGCTGTGGCAATGAGGGTATGAATGGAGATCTGGTTATTGTTTATGATGTCAACAGGGACACCTCACTGGGACACATCACG AGCTCAAGCGGGTACTTTGTTCATCACTTTGCTCCATCTAGTCTTCCCCGCATACCAAAGAATGTTGTCTTTGTCATCGATCAAAGTGGCTCCATGCATGGCAGAAAAATAGAACAG accaGAATAGCACTAATCCACATCTTGAATGACCTGAAAGAAGATGACTACTTTGGTCTCATCACTTTTGATAGCTCCATTTTTCACTGGAAACGAAAACTTGTTCAGGCCACCAAGAGGAACCTGGAGAGTGCCAAGAACTTTGCACAGAATATTAAAGATAGAGGAG cCACAGACATTAACAGTGCAGTGTTGGAAGGAGCTCGTATGCTGAATGCAAATCCCAGAGAAACTTCAGCATCTATCCTTATACTTCTCACTGATGGAGACCCAACCACAG GGGTGACAGCTCTCAAAACAATACAGTCAAATGCAAGAGAGGCCATTGGAGGCAAATTCCCCCTGTACTGtcttggttttggttttgatgtCAATTTTGACTTCCTTAAGACAATGTCGCTGCAAAACAATGGTGTGGCACGACGAATTTATGAGGATTCTGATGCTGATTTGCAGTTGAAG GGATTCTATGAAGAGGTGGCAACTCCTCTGTTGACAGATGTGACAATGATCTATCTGGGTGGGACCAATCTAACCCAGACTAACTTCAGCCAATATTATAATGGCTCTGAGATTGTGGTGGCCGGTCAGATCACTGACAACAGCCTTGATACCTTCATCCCCCAAGTTGTGGCCATTTCA GGGAATAGAAAGATGATATTTTCTGACTCAAACGCCACTGTGGAGTCTACTGGAGCAATGTCTGAAGACCGCATCCAAAGGGTTTGGGCCTACCTTACAGTCCAGCAGCTTCTGGAGAAAGA GTTGCAGTCATCTGAAACTGAGAAGGAGAAAGTCAAGAAAGAGGCCTTGGAGCTGTCGCTGAAGTACAGCTTTGTGACCCCACTCACATCCATGGTTGTCACCAAGCCTCCAGGGGAGAACACAGATGTGCTCCATAAACCCAAGGAAGGTGAAACACCTGAGCTGGAGCTGGGGCTGGTGCAAGCTTATCAAAAAGCGTCCTCACCCAGGTTGATTGGTGGCACCTCAGTTATCT cCAGAGTTCATTCTCATGGTTATAGTCACAGCCCTAAAG CTCCCAGGAACAGGGTAATGATGCACAGAAAGCCCCCCCTAATTGGAGGATCCCGGGACTTCCAATTACCACATATTTCAG GACTTCTTCTTCAAGGAGGATTTGATGCACAAATCAGCCGTTTTGACAATTTACCAGCCCCAACAGTTATTGGTAAAGTATCTCACAGAT CTTCTTCACCTATACTGGCCAATGactatgatgatgatgtacAAAATGCTGTTGCTGTAACAACTTCTTCACTAATCGACGAAGATGAAAGTCTGCCAGCCACAGCAACTAGTG TTCCTCTTGTCCACAGGTTTTTGCTAAAAACTGAGAATCAGTCTCTTCCTCTATGCTTTGATGTCACTGGAAACATGGGCCTTAAACTACTTCATCAGCCCAGCAGGG AACTGTCTATAAACGGAGAGCTTGATTCGGAAGAAAAGGGAGGCTTCTCAAGGATCGTCATCCACTTCAGAACTGACCAGTATGTTGAGATTGACACCAGGGAAATCATTGTACACGATGGACAAAGAGCGATACACCACACTGGAGAGGATCTCATCACAGCTGGAAG tgtgacTGTGATTAAGCGGCAGAATGAAGTAGATGTTGCAGCTGGAGATATCCGCATTGTCATCTTATTACAAGAGAAGAGCGGGATAGAATTCCTGTGGCCGGTTTTGAGACAGAAGTCATCTGACAACAGCACTGAAGGAATTTTAG TTCTCAAGCCAGCAGTTTATCAAGAGGTGCAACAAACTCCCTTAACAAAGCTCATTATCAATGACCAGGAGATTGATGTTACCAG GTCCAGAGCTGTTGACTACAGCATTATCTTCCCCCCAACACTGGACTGCTGGCTCATGTCTGCTGAGTCTGCCCTGCAGAGACCCCTGGATGATTTTATCGTTTCACAAATCTAA
- the itih3b.2 gene encoding inter-alpha-trypsin inhibitor heavy chain H3 isoform X2, which produces MVRAVVQITLFGLLLTLVTTQPNKDDWDIYSFHINSTVTSRYATTVITSRVANRMEESKEIEFHVRIPKNAFISKFRMFMDGQVYDGVVKAKEQAQQQYTQAVSRGQSAGLVSSVGRTLEEFKTSVTVAAHKKVTFELTYEELLKRKLGKYELQIHARPMQPVKDFKVDVYIHDTASISYIEVKGDLSTEALANAITKTHTDKQAWVYFYPTEEQQKTCGSCGNEGMNGDLVIVYDVNRDTSLGHITSSSGYFVHHFAPSSLPRIPKNVVFVIDQSGSMHGRKIEQTRIALIHILNDLKEDDYFGLITFDSSIFHWKRKLVQATKRNLESAKNFAQNIKDRGATDINSAVLEGARMLNANPRETSASILILLTDGDPTTGVTALKTIQSNAREAIGGKFPLYCLGFGFDVNFDFLKTMSLQNNGVARRIYEDSDADLQLKGFYEEVATPLLTDVTMIYLGGTNLTQTNFSQYYNGSEIVVAGQITDNSLDTFIPQVVAISGNRKMIFSDSNATVESTGAMSEDRIQRVWAYLTVQQLLEKELQSSETEKEKVKKEALELSLKYSFVTPLTSMVVTKPPGENTDVLHKPKEGETPELELGLVQAYQKASSPRLIGGTSVISRVHSHGYSHSPKAPRNRVMMHRKPPLIGGSRDFQLPHISGLLLQGGFDAQISRFDNLPAPTVIASSPILANDYDDDVQNAVAVTTSSLIDEDESLPATATSVPLVHRFLLKTENQSLPLCFDVTGNMGLKLLHQPSRELSINGELDSEEKGGFSRIVIHFRTDQYVEIDTREIIVHDGQRAIHHTGEDLITAGSVTVIKRQNEVDVAAGDIRIVILLQEKSGIEFLWPVLRQKSSDNSTEGILVLKPAVYQEVQQTPLTKLIINDQEIDVTRSRAVDYSIIFPPTLDCWLMSAESALQRPLDDFIVSQI; this is translated from the exons ATGGTGAGAGCTGTGGTGCAAATCACCCTCTTTGGGTTGCTGCTGACTTTGGTTACCACACAGCCAAACAAG GATGACTGGGACATCTACAGCTTTCACATCAACTCTACCGTGACCAGTCGTTATGCCACCACTGTCATCACAAGCCGCGTGGCAAATCGTATGGAAGAGTCAAAGGAAATAGAATTCCATGTCCGGATTCCCAAGAATGCCTTCATCAGTAAATTCAGAAT GTTTATGGATGGGCAGGTGTACGATGGTGTCGTGAAAGCTAAGGAGCAAGCTCAGCAGCAGTATACTCAGGCTGTGTCCCGTGGCCAAAGTGCTGGGCTTGTCAG CTCTGTTGGACGGACTCTGGAGGAATTTAAGAcctcagtgactgtggctgCTCACAAAAAGGTGACTTTTGAACTCACATATGAGGAACTGCTGAAACGTAAGCTTGGCAAGTACGAGTTGCAAATCCACGCTCGCCCCATGCAGCCGGTCAAAGACTTCAAG GTTGATGTGTACATTCATGACACAGCCAGCATCAGTTATATTGAGGTTAAAGGAGATCTAAGCACCGAAGCCCTGGCTAATGCTatcaccaaaacacacacagacaaacag GCGTGGGTGTATTTTTACCCCACAGAGgaacaacagaaaacatgtgGCAGCTGTGGCAATGAGGGTATGAATGGAGATCTGGTTATTGTTTATGATGTCAACAGGGACACCTCACTGGGACACATCACG AGCTCAAGCGGGTACTTTGTTCATCACTTTGCTCCATCTAGTCTTCCCCGCATACCAAAGAATGTTGTCTTTGTCATCGATCAAAGTGGCTCCATGCATGGCAGAAAAATAGAACAG accaGAATAGCACTAATCCACATCTTGAATGACCTGAAAGAAGATGACTACTTTGGTCTCATCACTTTTGATAGCTCCATTTTTCACTGGAAACGAAAACTTGTTCAGGCCACCAAGAGGAACCTGGAGAGTGCCAAGAACTTTGCACAGAATATTAAAGATAGAGGAG cCACAGACATTAACAGTGCAGTGTTGGAAGGAGCTCGTATGCTGAATGCAAATCCCAGAGAAACTTCAGCATCTATCCTTATACTTCTCACTGATGGAGACCCAACCACAG GGGTGACAGCTCTCAAAACAATACAGTCAAATGCAAGAGAGGCCATTGGAGGCAAATTCCCCCTGTACTGtcttggttttggttttgatgtCAATTTTGACTTCCTTAAGACAATGTCGCTGCAAAACAATGGTGTGGCACGACGAATTTATGAGGATTCTGATGCTGATTTGCAGTTGAAG GGATTCTATGAAGAGGTGGCAACTCCTCTGTTGACAGATGTGACAATGATCTATCTGGGTGGGACCAATCTAACCCAGACTAACTTCAGCCAATATTATAATGGCTCTGAGATTGTGGTGGCCGGTCAGATCACTGACAACAGCCTTGATACCTTCATCCCCCAAGTTGTGGCCATTTCA GGGAATAGAAAGATGATATTTTCTGACTCAAACGCCACTGTGGAGTCTACTGGAGCAATGTCTGAAGACCGCATCCAAAGGGTTTGGGCCTACCTTACAGTCCAGCAGCTTCTGGAGAAAGA GTTGCAGTCATCTGAAACTGAGAAGGAGAAAGTCAAGAAAGAGGCCTTGGAGCTGTCGCTGAAGTACAGCTTTGTGACCCCACTCACATCCATGGTTGTCACCAAGCCTCCAGGGGAGAACACAGATGTGCTCCATAAACCCAAGGAAGGTGAAACACCTGAGCTGGAGCTGGGGCTGGTGCAAGCTTATCAAAAAGCGTCCTCACCCAGGTTGATTGGTGGCACCTCAGTTATCT cCAGAGTTCATTCTCATGGTTATAGTCACAGCCCTAAAG CTCCCAGGAACAGGGTAATGATGCACAGAAAGCCCCCCCTAATTGGAGGATCCCGGGACTTCCAATTACCACATATTTCAG GACTTCTTCTTCAAGGAGGATTTGATGCACAAATCAGCCGTTTTGACAATTTACCAGCCCCAACAGTTATTG CTTCTTCACCTATACTGGCCAATGactatgatgatgatgtacAAAATGCTGTTGCTGTAACAACTTCTTCACTAATCGACGAAGATGAAAGTCTGCCAGCCACAGCAACTAGTG TTCCTCTTGTCCACAGGTTTTTGCTAAAAACTGAGAATCAGTCTCTTCCTCTATGCTTTGATGTCACTGGAAACATGGGCCTTAAACTACTTCATCAGCCCAGCAGGG AACTGTCTATAAACGGAGAGCTTGATTCGGAAGAAAAGGGAGGCTTCTCAAGGATCGTCATCCACTTCAGAACTGACCAGTATGTTGAGATTGACACCAGGGAAATCATTGTACACGATGGACAAAGAGCGATACACCACACTGGAGAGGATCTCATCACAGCTGGAAG tgtgacTGTGATTAAGCGGCAGAATGAAGTAGATGTTGCAGCTGGAGATATCCGCATTGTCATCTTATTACAAGAGAAGAGCGGGATAGAATTCCTGTGGCCGGTTTTGAGACAGAAGTCATCTGACAACAGCACTGAAGGAATTTTAG TTCTCAAGCCAGCAGTTTATCAAGAGGTGCAACAAACTCCCTTAACAAAGCTCATTATCAATGACCAGGAGATTGATGTTACCAG GTCCAGAGCTGTTGACTACAGCATTATCTTCCCCCCAACACTGGACTGCTGGCTCATGTCTGCTGAGTCTGCCCTGCAGAGACCCCTGGATGATTTTATCGTTTCACAAATCTAA
- the itih3b.2 gene encoding inter-alpha-trypsin inhibitor heavy chain H3 isoform X4: MVRAVVQITLFGLLLTLVTTQPNKDDWDIYSFHINSTVTSRYATTVITSRVANRMEESKEIEFHVRIPKNAFISKFRMFMDGQVYDGVVKAKEQAQQQYTQAVSRGQSAGLVSSVGRTLEEFKTSVTVAAHKKVTFELTYEELLKRKLGKYELQIHARPMQPVKDFKVDVYIHDTASISYIEVKGDLSTEALANAITKTHTDKQAWVYFYPTEEQQKTCGSCGNEGMNGDLVIVYDVNRDTSLGHITSSSGYFVHHFAPSSLPRIPKNVVFVIDQSGSMHGRKIEQTRIALIHILNDLKEDDYFGLITFDSSIFHWKRKLVQATKRNLESAKNFAQNIKDRGATDINSAVLEGARMLNANPRETSASILILLTDGDPTTGVTALKTIQSNAREAIGGKFPLYCLGFGFDVNFDFLKTMSLQNNGVARRIYEDSDADLQLKGFYEEVATPLLTDVTMIYLGGTNLTQTNFSQYYNGSEIVVAGQITDNSLDTFIPQVVAISGNRKMIFSDSNATVESTGAMSEDRIQRVWAYLTVQQLLEKELQSSETEKEKVKKEALELSLKYSFVTPLTSMVVTKPPGENTDVLHKPKEGETPELELGLVQAYQKASSPRLIGGTSVISRVHSHGYSHSPKAPRNRVMMHRKPPLIGGSRDFQLPHISASSPILANDYDDDVQNAVAVTTSSLIDEDESLPATATSVPLVHRFLLKTENQSLPLCFDVTGNMGLKLLHQPSRELSINGELDSEEKGGFSRIVIHFRTDQYVEIDTREIIVHDGQRAIHHTGEDLITAGSVTVIKRQNEVDVAAGDIRIVILLQEKSGIEFLWPVLRQKSSDNSTEGILVLKPAVYQEVQQTPLTKLIINDQEIDVTRSRAVDYSIIFPPTLDCWLMSAESALQRPLDDFIVSQI; encoded by the exons ATGGTGAGAGCTGTGGTGCAAATCACCCTCTTTGGGTTGCTGCTGACTTTGGTTACCACACAGCCAAACAAG GATGACTGGGACATCTACAGCTTTCACATCAACTCTACCGTGACCAGTCGTTATGCCACCACTGTCATCACAAGCCGCGTGGCAAATCGTATGGAAGAGTCAAAGGAAATAGAATTCCATGTCCGGATTCCCAAGAATGCCTTCATCAGTAAATTCAGAAT GTTTATGGATGGGCAGGTGTACGATGGTGTCGTGAAAGCTAAGGAGCAAGCTCAGCAGCAGTATACTCAGGCTGTGTCCCGTGGCCAAAGTGCTGGGCTTGTCAG CTCTGTTGGACGGACTCTGGAGGAATTTAAGAcctcagtgactgtggctgCTCACAAAAAGGTGACTTTTGAACTCACATATGAGGAACTGCTGAAACGTAAGCTTGGCAAGTACGAGTTGCAAATCCACGCTCGCCCCATGCAGCCGGTCAAAGACTTCAAG GTTGATGTGTACATTCATGACACAGCCAGCATCAGTTATATTGAGGTTAAAGGAGATCTAAGCACCGAAGCCCTGGCTAATGCTatcaccaaaacacacacagacaaacag GCGTGGGTGTATTTTTACCCCACAGAGgaacaacagaaaacatgtgGCAGCTGTGGCAATGAGGGTATGAATGGAGATCTGGTTATTGTTTATGATGTCAACAGGGACACCTCACTGGGACACATCACG AGCTCAAGCGGGTACTTTGTTCATCACTTTGCTCCATCTAGTCTTCCCCGCATACCAAAGAATGTTGTCTTTGTCATCGATCAAAGTGGCTCCATGCATGGCAGAAAAATAGAACAG accaGAATAGCACTAATCCACATCTTGAATGACCTGAAAGAAGATGACTACTTTGGTCTCATCACTTTTGATAGCTCCATTTTTCACTGGAAACGAAAACTTGTTCAGGCCACCAAGAGGAACCTGGAGAGTGCCAAGAACTTTGCACAGAATATTAAAGATAGAGGAG cCACAGACATTAACAGTGCAGTGTTGGAAGGAGCTCGTATGCTGAATGCAAATCCCAGAGAAACTTCAGCATCTATCCTTATACTTCTCACTGATGGAGACCCAACCACAG GGGTGACAGCTCTCAAAACAATACAGTCAAATGCAAGAGAGGCCATTGGAGGCAAATTCCCCCTGTACTGtcttggttttggttttgatgtCAATTTTGACTTCCTTAAGACAATGTCGCTGCAAAACAATGGTGTGGCACGACGAATTTATGAGGATTCTGATGCTGATTTGCAGTTGAAG GGATTCTATGAAGAGGTGGCAACTCCTCTGTTGACAGATGTGACAATGATCTATCTGGGTGGGACCAATCTAACCCAGACTAACTTCAGCCAATATTATAATGGCTCTGAGATTGTGGTGGCCGGTCAGATCACTGACAACAGCCTTGATACCTTCATCCCCCAAGTTGTGGCCATTTCA GGGAATAGAAAGATGATATTTTCTGACTCAAACGCCACTGTGGAGTCTACTGGAGCAATGTCTGAAGACCGCATCCAAAGGGTTTGGGCCTACCTTACAGTCCAGCAGCTTCTGGAGAAAGA GTTGCAGTCATCTGAAACTGAGAAGGAGAAAGTCAAGAAAGAGGCCTTGGAGCTGTCGCTGAAGTACAGCTTTGTGACCCCACTCACATCCATGGTTGTCACCAAGCCTCCAGGGGAGAACACAGATGTGCTCCATAAACCCAAGGAAGGTGAAACACCTGAGCTGGAGCTGGGGCTGGTGCAAGCTTATCAAAAAGCGTCCTCACCCAGGTTGATTGGTGGCACCTCAGTTATCT cCAGAGTTCATTCTCATGGTTATAGTCACAGCCCTAAAG CTCCCAGGAACAGGGTAATGATGCACAGAAAGCCCCCCCTAATTGGAGGATCCCGGGACTTCCAATTACCACATATTTCAG CTTCTTCACCTATACTGGCCAATGactatgatgatgatgtacAAAATGCTGTTGCTGTAACAACTTCTTCACTAATCGACGAAGATGAAAGTCTGCCAGCCACAGCAACTAGTG TTCCTCTTGTCCACAGGTTTTTGCTAAAAACTGAGAATCAGTCTCTTCCTCTATGCTTTGATGTCACTGGAAACATGGGCCTTAAACTACTTCATCAGCCCAGCAGGG AACTGTCTATAAACGGAGAGCTTGATTCGGAAGAAAAGGGAGGCTTCTCAAGGATCGTCATCCACTTCAGAACTGACCAGTATGTTGAGATTGACACCAGGGAAATCATTGTACACGATGGACAAAGAGCGATACACCACACTGGAGAGGATCTCATCACAGCTGGAAG tgtgacTGTGATTAAGCGGCAGAATGAAGTAGATGTTGCAGCTGGAGATATCCGCATTGTCATCTTATTACAAGAGAAGAGCGGGATAGAATTCCTGTGGCCGGTTTTGAGACAGAAGTCATCTGACAACAGCACTGAAGGAATTTTAG TTCTCAAGCCAGCAGTTTATCAAGAGGTGCAACAAACTCCCTTAACAAAGCTCATTATCAATGACCAGGAGATTGATGTTACCAG GTCCAGAGCTGTTGACTACAGCATTATCTTCCCCCCAACACTGGACTGCTGGCTCATGTCTGCTGAGTCTGCCCTGCAGAGACCCCTGGATGATTTTATCGTTTCACAAATCTAA